In Tenrec ecaudatus isolate mTenEca1 chromosome 4, mTenEca1.hap1, whole genome shotgun sequence, a single window of DNA contains:
- the LOC142446481 gene encoding olfactory receptor-like protein OLF2, whose product MAAENHTLFTDFIFVGVSARKDVQQELFVLFLLVYGITVIANLGMMLLIKVDPRLHTPMYYFLSNLSFCDVCYSSTVSPKMLADFLSEPKRIPYNMCAIQLYFFGAFADVDCLMLAVMAYDRYVAICNPLLYTIAMSGGICAWLVAGVYIIGLVDSAIHTSCTFRLSFCKSNIINHFFCDVPPLLALSCSDTSINEIVLFTFSSCILGCSILSVLLSYSYIITTILRMNSAEGRCKAFSTCASHLTAVAIFHGTLLFMYFRPSSSYSMDTDKMVSVFYTVVIPMLNPLIYSLRNKDVMGALKKTMGSKLCSG is encoded by the coding sequence ATGGCTGCTGAGAACCACACATTGTTTACTGACTTCATATTCGTAGGGGTTTCTGCTAGAAAAGATGTGCAGCAGGAGCTCTTTGTGCTGTTTCTCCTGGTGTATGGTATCACTGTGATCGCAAATCTAGGCATGATGCTACTGATCAAGGTGGACCCTAGactccacacacccatgtactacTTCCTGAGCAACCTGTCCTTCTGTGATGTTTGCTACTCCTCCACTGTCTCTCCCAAGATGCTGGCTGACTTCTTATCTGAGCCAAAGAGGATTCCTTATAACATGTGTGCCATACAGCTGTATTTTTTCGGGGCATTTGCTGATGTGGATTGCCTCATGTTGGCTGTTATGGCCTATGATCGTTATGTAGCTATTTGCAATCCACTCCTTTACACAATTGCCATGTCTGGAGGGATCTGTGCCTGGCTAGTGGCTGGTGTTTACATCATAGGTTTGGTGGATTCGGCAATCCACACAAGCTGCACATTTCGCCTTTCATTCTGCAAGTCCAATATTATCAATCATTTTTTCTGTGATGTTCCCCCCTTACTAGCCCTCTCTTGCTCAGATACATCCATTAATGAGATAGTATTGTTCACTTTTAGTAGCTGTATTTTGGGGTGCAGCATTTTATCGGTCCTCCTCTCCTATAGCTATATTATAACAACCATTCTTAGAATGAACTCCGCTGAGGGGAGATGCAAAGCCTTTTCGACGTGTGCCTCACACTTAACCGCAGTGGCTATATTCCATGGTACCCTCTTGTTCATGTATTTCCGACCAAGTTCGAGCTATTCAATGGACACAGACAAAATGGTTTCTGTGTTCTACACAGTTGTGATCCCTATGTTAAACCCACTCATCTACAGCCTGAGAAATAAGGACGTGATGGGTGCCCTCAAAAAAACAATGGGTTCTAAATTATGTTCTGGATAA
- the LOC142445723 gene encoding olfactory receptor 5AP2-like, translating to MKEVNGTVKTEFLLLGFSDHPELQSLLFAVFFSIYSVTLMGNLGMIFLITSSSTLHTPMYFFLCMLSFIDACYSSVIAPKLLLDLVSERKTISYNGCVTQLYFFCSLVDTESFLLAAMAYDRYIAICNPLLYTVIMSKRICCQLAMGAFLGGTMSSIIHTTNTFHLSFCSKEINHFFCDISPLFSLSCIDTHVHDIVLVVFAGLVEAICLLTVLLSYVFIIAAILKTGSAEGRKKGFSTCASHLIVVTIYHGTLIFIYLRPSTDHSLDIDKVTSVFYTLIIPMLNPLIYSLRNKDVKNAFRKTITRKLLP from the coding sequence ATGAAGGAAGTGAATGGCACagtgaagacagaattcttgctcCTGGGATTCAGTGACCACCCAGAACTTCAAAGTCTCCTTTTTGCTGTGTTCTTTTCCATCTATTCTGTCACACTGATGGGAAACCTTGggatgatatttttaatcacaagCAGTTCAACCCTGCACACCCCTATGTATTTTTTCCTCTGCATGTTGTCTTTCATAGATGCCTGCTACTCTTCTGTTATTGCTCCCAAGTTGCTCTTGGATTTGGTTTCTGAGAGGAAGACCATTTCTTACAATGGATGTGTGACACAGCtatattttttctgttctttAGTTGACACAGAATCTTTCCTTTTGGCCGCCATGGCTTATGATCGATACATAGCTATATGCAACCCCCTACTTTATACTGTTATTATGTCTAAGAGGATTTGTTGCCAGCTTGCAATGGGAGCCTTTTTGGGGGGCACCATGAGTTCTATTATTCACACCACCAACACTTTCCATCTCTCTTTCTGCTCTAAGGAAATTAAccatttcttttgtgacatttccCCACTCTTCTCCTTGTCCTGTATAGATACTCATGTGCATGACATCGTGCTGGTGGTCTTTGCTGGTTTAGTTGAAGCTATCTGCCTTCTCACAGTTCTTCTCTCCTACGTTTTCATTATAGCAGCTATCCTCAAGACAGGGTCTGctgagggaagaaagaaagggtTCTCCACGTGTGCCTCCCACCTGATTGTTGTCACCATCTACCATGGCACCTTGATCTTCATTTATTTGCGTCCCAGCACAGATCATTCACTGGATATCGATAAAGTAACCTCTGTGTTCTACACATTGATCATACCTATGCTGAATCCCCTGATTTACAGTCTAAGGAACAAAGATGTCAAAAATGCCTTTAGAAAAACTATCACCCGAAAACTGCTGCCTTAG
- the LOC142446484 gene encoding olfactory receptor 5L1-like, whose product MMEKNCTLVTEFILLGLSDIPELRVFIFLFFLLIYGITVLGNLGMIALIQASAQLHTPMYFFLSHLSFVDFCYSTIIVPKMLDNIISKTKTISFVECLVQFYLFCFVAATEVILLAVMAYDRFVAICNPLLYMVIMSQKLCVELVSGCYMWGTVCSLIHMCLALEIPAYHSNVINHFFCDIPPLLSLACSDISMNELLLFIVASFNDISTIVVIFTSYLFILVTILRMRSAEGRRKAFSTCASHLTAIIVFHGTILFIYCRPISGNSPDTDKVATVFYTVVIPMLNPLIYSLRNKDVKEALRKIMGPKIFS is encoded by the coding sequence atgatgGAGAAAAACTGCACCTTGGTGACAGAGTTCATTCTCTTGGGATTATCAGACATCCCTGAGCTGAGAGTCttcatctttttgtttttccttctaatCTATGGAATCACAGTTTTGGGGAACCTGGGCATGATTGCATTGATTCAGGCCAGCGCTCAGCTGCACACCCCAATGTACTTTTTCCTCAGCCACCTTTCCTTCGTGGATTTCTGTTACTCTACCATCATTGTGCCAAAGATGTTGGACAATATCATAAGCAAAACCAAAACCATTTCCTTTGTAGAATGCCTGGTACAattctatttgttttgttttgttgcggcAACTGAAGTCATCTTGCTGGCTGTGATGGCCTATGATCGCTTTGTGGCCATCTGCAACCCACTCCTCTACATGGTCATCATGTCCCAGAAGCTCTGTGTGGAGCTGGTGTCTGGCTGCTACATGTGGGGAACTGTGTGTTCTCTGATCCACATGTGTCTAGCTCTTGAGATCCCAGCCTATCACTCAAACGTGATTAACCACTTCTTCTGTGACATACCCCCCCTTCTATCTCTAGCCTGCTCCGACATCTCCATGAATGAACTGCTGTTGTTCATTGTGGCCTCTTTCAATGACATCAGCACCATTGTGGTCATCTTCACCTCCTACTTGTTTATTCTCGTCACCATCCTGAGGATGCGCTCTGCAGAGGGACGGCGCAAGGCCTTTTCCACCTGTGCCTCCCACCTCACAGCCATCATCGTCTTCCACGGAACCATCCTTTTCATTTACTGCAGGCCCATTTCTGGAAACAGCCCAGACACAGACAAGGTGGCCACCGTGTTTTACACAGTAGTAATTCCTATGCTGAACCCTCTGATCTATAGTTTGAGGAACAAGGATGTGAAAGAAGCTCTCAGGAAAATAATGGGCCCTAAGATATTTTCCTAA
- the LOC142446485 gene encoding olfactory receptor 5L1-like isoform X1 → MVQVERNVLKIMIFILLGLSDIPELRVFLFLFFLLIYGITVLGNLGMIALIQASAQLHTPMYFFLSHLSFVDFCYSTIIVPKMLDNIISKTKTISFMECLVQFYLFCFVAITEVILLAMMAYDRFVAICNPLLYMVIMSQKLCVELVSGCYLWGTVCSLIHMCLALEIPAYHSNMINHFFCDIPPLLSLACSDVSMNELLLFIVASFNEISTIVVIFTSYLFILVTILRMRSAEGRRKAFSTCASHLTAIVVFHGTILFIYCRPSSASNPDIDKVATVFYTVVIPMLNPLIYSLRNKDVKEAVRKIAGPKVFS, encoded by the exons atggttcaagtagaaagaaatgttttgaagataatgata TTCATTCTCTTGGGATTATCAGACATCCCTgagctgagagtcttcctctttttgtttttccttctaatCTATGGAATCACAGTTTTGGGGAACCTGGGCATGATTGCATTGATCCAGGCCAGCGCTCAGCTGCACACCCCAATGTACTTTTTCCTCAGCCACCTTTCCTTTGTGGATTTCTGTTACTCTACCATCATTGTGCCCAAGATGTTGGACAACATCATAAGCAAGACCAAAACCATTTCTTTTATGGAATGCCTGGTACAattctatttgttttgttttgttgcgatAACTGAAGTCATCCTGCTGGCCatgatggcctatgaccgctttGTGGCGATCTGCAACCCACTGCTCTACATGGTCATCATGTCTCAGAAGCTCTGCGTGGAGCTGGTGTCTGGCTGCTACCTGTGGGGCACTGTGTGTTCTCTGATCCACATGTGTCTAGCTCTTGAGATCCCAGCCTATCACTCAAACATGATTAACCACTTCTTCTGTGACATACCCCCCCTTTTATCTCTTGCCTGCTCTGACGTCTCCATGAATGAACTGCTATTGTTCATTGTGGCCTCTTTCAATGAGATCAGCACCATTGTGGTCATCTTCACCTCCTACTTGTTTATTCTCGTCACCATCCTGAGGATGCGCTCTGCAGAGGGAAGGCGCaaagccttttccacctgtgCCTCCCACCTCACAGCCATCGTCGTCTTCCATGGAACCATCCTTTTCATTTACTGCAGGCCCAGCTCAGCTAGCAATCCAGACATAGACAAGGTGGCCACAGTGTTCTACACGGTAGTGATCCCTATGTTGAACCCTCTGATCTATAGTTTGAGGAATAAGGATGTGAAAGAAGCTGTCAGGAAAATAGCAGGCCCCAAGGTATTTTCCTGA
- the LOC142446485 gene encoding olfactory receptor 5L1-like isoform X2 — MVGENCTLVTEFILLGLSDIPELRVFLFLFFLLIYGITVLGNLGMIALIQASAQLHTPMYFFLSHLSFVDFCYSTIIVPKMLDNIISKTKTISFMECLVQFYLFCFVAITEVILLAMMAYDRFVAICNPLLYMVIMSQKLCVELVSGCYLWGTVCSLIHMCLALEIPAYHSNMINHFFCDIPPLLSLACSDVSMNELLLFIVASFNEISTIVVIFTSYLFILVTILRMRSAEGRRKAFSTCASHLTAIVVFHGTILFIYCRPSSASNPDIDKVATVFYTVVIPMLNPLIYSLRNKDVKEAVRKIAGPKVFS, encoded by the coding sequence ATGGTAGGGGAAAACTGCACATTGGTGACAGAGTTCATTCTCTTGGGATTATCAGACATCCCTgagctgagagtcttcctctttttgtttttccttctaatCTATGGAATCACAGTTTTGGGGAACCTGGGCATGATTGCATTGATCCAGGCCAGCGCTCAGCTGCACACCCCAATGTACTTTTTCCTCAGCCACCTTTCCTTTGTGGATTTCTGTTACTCTACCATCATTGTGCCCAAGATGTTGGACAACATCATAAGCAAGACCAAAACCATTTCTTTTATGGAATGCCTGGTACAattctatttgttttgttttgttgcgatAACTGAAGTCATCCTGCTGGCCatgatggcctatgaccgctttGTGGCGATCTGCAACCCACTGCTCTACATGGTCATCATGTCTCAGAAGCTCTGCGTGGAGCTGGTGTCTGGCTGCTACCTGTGGGGCACTGTGTGTTCTCTGATCCACATGTGTCTAGCTCTTGAGATCCCAGCCTATCACTCAAACATGATTAACCACTTCTTCTGTGACATACCCCCCCTTTTATCTCTTGCCTGCTCTGACGTCTCCATGAATGAACTGCTATTGTTCATTGTGGCCTCTTTCAATGAGATCAGCACCATTGTGGTCATCTTCACCTCCTACTTGTTTATTCTCGTCACCATCCTGAGGATGCGCTCTGCAGAGGGAAGGCGCaaagccttttccacctgtgCCTCCCACCTCACAGCCATCGTCGTCTTCCATGGAACCATCCTTTTCATTTACTGCAGGCCCAGCTCAGCTAGCAATCCAGACATAGACAAGGTGGCCACAGTGTTCTACACGGTAGTGATCCCTATGTTGAACCCTCTGATCTATAGTTTGAGGAATAAGGATGTGAAAGAAGCTGTCAGGAAAATAGCAGGCCCCAAGGTATTTTCCTGA